The Halobacillus amylolyticus nucleotide sequence AATTTATTTCCTTTCTTCCCGGATGTTTTAATTAATGTGGTGATGGGGCTTGGATTCATCTTTTACCTTTGTGGATTCATTTTAATTGCTGTCCGATATGGCAAAGAGACTGAATGGACATTGGCTGATCATTGGACGAATACCAACTGTATCATTCATGGAGCATTATCGATTTCAGGGTTAGCCCTCGTTACAGCGAATATAGGTACTCCCCTATTTTTAATGATCTTTTGGTTGATTGTATTTGGTTTACTGTTGGTGATTGAAACAATAGAAGTCACACGGGCCGTGAAAAGAGTCCATCGATTAGGTTGGAGAAAAGGTTTATTTACGTACAATATTAGTCAGTGGTCGCGGAACTTTACGTTTGGCATGTTTTACGCATTTTCGATGACCATGCATAATAATCCTCATTATATGAACGTGTTATATAATTTTCATGAGAAATTTCTGGCGATTTGGGCGTGGATTGTACTTATTGTTCTTATTGCAGAAATTGTCCTTTGGGCTGATTCAAAGTGGAGTCTTTTTGGTGGGAAAATGAAGGAGAAGGCCATATAAGCTTTTCTCCCGCTAATCGAATAGTTTTTAGAAGGTTCCCAGTTTGGGAACCTTTTTTGTTAAGTAGAATCTTGTCACGATAGAATAATCTGTCCAGAATGCAACAGACTACATAATACCCTTTTACAGTGATATTGGAATGGAGGGGGAATCATGGAATATAGGTCTAGCTTGTTATGGTACAAGCATATCAACAATATTTAGGCATGACATAGCTACCGTGTACATCAGGCTTATGGGTGAAATAGGTAAATATATTGAACATGAGTGGATGAAGAACCACCAAGGATGATCGACCATGACCAATTAGCAAAGAATGAGAAGATGTAGTAGGGGCGGGGAGAGCTCTCCGTCTTTAATGATTTTTCTTTCATTACTATGTGGAAAAAAGGGAGGGTGCTTATGAATGGGGAAGAATTCTATTGAGAAACTATTCTGGAGTATTGCTCTGCCTGGGTTTGGCCAGTTATTAAATGGAAGATATCTTAAAGGAATACTATTGATTGCACTTGAATTTTTGATAAATGTTCAGGCTAATTTTAATGCAGTGATAATGTTGAGCTTCCGTGGTGATATGGCTGCAGCAATAGAGCAGGTGAACTATGGCTGGCTAATGTTTTATCCTTGTTTGTACTTCTTTGCGATGTGGGATGCGTATAAAGATGCGGGAGGAGGGAGAAGTCCTTATTCTTTTCTGCCTTTTGTATTTTCCGCTTATTTTGTTACAGTTGGAATTATGTTCTCAGAAACAAAAGTATTAGGGGTGTTGTGGGGACCGATCTGGTTACCTATGCTTTCTGTAATCCCAGGATTAGGGGTTGGATTACTTATCAAAATGATCATAATTAAAAAATGGGGAGATGCTAAGTAATTATCCTTCCATACATAACACCATGCAACTTGAAAAAACCAACCCTCCAAAAAGGAAGGTTGGTTTGGCTATTTTATAGAGGGCGTTCACCAAATTCATAATGAACAGGTCCGGGTGCGACAGTTGCATTTTCCAGGGCGGGCAGAGCTCAAAGCAACCCCGGCAGCTATTATGGATGTAAGCGCTATCCTAGGCATCTTTCAATCCTCCTAAGTTGTTTAGACTGATAATGTTATTATTTCACTTTTTCGATATTCAGAAAATATTAGTCTGCTTAAAACCCAAACCCTAAAGGAGAGACGTCTGTCCCGTCAAGTGCTAAAAAGGAGGGCCGATTTGAGGCCATCCTTTTTGTTCCCGAGCGCGAAAGGTTTGTTCCCGAAGCTTATCCTGTTTCCCTGTGCTTTTTTAATGCATAATGAGGTCTTTTTCAGTGTTTAACATATGGGGACTTTGGTCGATATAAAAGGTAGCATAGAAAACTTAGATTTTTGGGGGATTGTCCATGTTCCAACTTTTTGCTACCAAGACAAAGACGAAGCAGCCATCGTTTACATTTGATGAAGAGTTTAAAGGGTCGATTCAAATTGAAAGAGGGTCAGATCTTGAGAAGCAGTTGAAAATGATTCATTTAACTAATGATGATCTGAGTGTACTGAAGTCACTGCAGCCGTTCGTTTCAGAAAATATTGAACAGATGGTTAGTCAGTTTTACAAGAACCTCGAGCATCAGGAATCGTTGATGAATATGATCAACGATAATAGTTCAGTAGATCGTCTTAAGAAAACGCTGACCGTACATATTCAGGAAATGTTTAATGGTGTTATTGATACTAATTTTGTGGAAAAAAGAAAGCGGATTGCCGCGGTTCATGTTCACATTGGTCTGGAGCCGAAATGGTATATGTGTGCGTTCCAGGATCTATTGCTTTCCTTAATGGGAATATTTGAGCAGGCGGAACTCGATCGAGAGCAATATAGTAAAGCTGTTCGTGCGACAACGAAGATATTGAACTTGGAGCAGCAAATTGTGCTGGAATCATTTGAGCAGGAGAATCAGCGTTTAAGAGAGCTTGAGGTTGAAAAGAAAGTTCAGGCGTACCGTAGGATTGAACAAATGTCTGAGGAGTTAGCGGCCATATCCCAGCAGGCGAGTGCTTCTACAGAACAATTAACCGGCCAATCCGAGAAAATTCTAGATGATTCCCGGAAAGGGACAGAAGTTGCCCAAAATGTCGAGCATCAATCTTCGGAAGGAAAGAAACAGCTTGAATTACAGCAGGAACAGATGAATCACATTAAAGAGAGCATTAAACAAATTTCGACTGAAATGGAAACATTAAAAGGGGTGGCTGAAGAAATCAGCAAAATTGTCACCATCGTTTCTTCGATTGCTGAGCAAACGAACTTGCTTTCACTTAATGCATCAATTGAAGCGGCTCGTGCAGGTGAACATGGGGCTGGCTTCACGGTTGTTGCCAACGAAGTTCGCAAATTGTCTGAGCAAACGAAGACATCTGTATCCGAAGTGTCTGCACTTATTCAATCAACCAATGGTCAGATCCACAATGTTTCTCACAATGTGCTTGATATTGACCAATTAATTACTGAAGGAACAGACAATATGGATCAAATCAATCACTTTTTCACAGAGATCGTAGGGGCAATGGCACAAAATAAGCAATACAACTCGGGAATTGAGCAAGAGCTCGAGAGCTTCTCCCAAGTGATCCAGGAAATTAATGATGCCGTTTCACAGGTGGCTGCTTCCTCACAACAGTTAACAGAATTGACGGAGTAGTTTTTCAAAAAGTGACCTCAAGCAGGGTCACTTTTTTGTGACTAAGAAGTCTTCAGTCGTCTACCATATGAGCAAAGATATGTACCTTTTGACCTAGACTAGTCTACTAAATAACGGAATATTCATTCAATTATACCGCAACAATATATTGATTTACATTTTTTTCACTAAATATTATTTCTCGGTTTACAAAGTAATGGTACGTTAGATGTTGTAAGATACTACTACTGGGAGGGAAGAAATGATGAAAAAAGGTGCGCTGAAAAAAGTGTTATCGGTGGCTGTATTATCATCGATGATTTTTGGGACAACGACGGGACTGACTGCTTCACCCGTTAAGGCGGAAGAAGAGAAGAAGCCCGAAATTAAGAACATCATTTTTCTAATTGGGGATGGAATGGGAGCTTCTTATACTACGGCTTACCGTTACTTAAAAGATGATCCTAGTACACAGAAAATGGAGGATACGGCCTTTGATCCACATTTAGTCGGTATGCAATCTACATATTCCGCTGACCCTTATCATGATGGTGGTCCTGATGATGAGAAGGAAAACATCCCTGACTCCGCTGCTACGGCTACGTCGATGTCGTCTGGGATAAAGACATATAATGGAGCTATTGCTGTCGATTTACAACAAGAGGACACACAAACAGTTCTAGAGGTAGCTAAGAAAAAAGGGAAAGCAACGGGACTAGTTTCCACTTCACAGATTACGCATGCGACGCCTGCCGCTTTTGGTGCACATGAAAACTCCCGTCAAAGTTACAATGAAATAGCAGATGATTATTATGATGATTTAATTAATGGTGAACATAAAGTAGATGTTTTGCTTGGCGGTGGAACGGACTATTTTGTTCGTGATGATCGGGACTTAACGAAAGAATTTGAAGAAGCTGGCTATAACTATGTGACATCCACAGAAGAATTAATGAATAATGATAGTGAAGAACTTTTAGGGTTATTTGCACCTGTAGGTTTAGATAAAGCAATTGACCGCCCTGAAAAGCAGCCTTCCTTGGAACAAATGACTTCTGAAGCATTGGATACGTTGAGTCAAGATAAAGATGGCTTTTTCCTGATGGTTGAAGGAAGCCAAATTGACTGGGCAGGCCACGATAATGATGTTGTGGCAGCGATGAGTGAGATGGAGGATTTTGAAAAAGCTTATCAGGAAGCGATTGAGTTTGCTAAGAAGGACGAGCATACCCTTGTTGTTGCTACGGCAGACCACTCTACTGGTGGTTTTTCGATTGGAGAGGGCGGTCCATACAAGTGGAATAGTGATGTTATCAAAGCTGCACAGCACACACCAGATTATATGGCTGCACAAATTGTAGAAGAAGGTGCAGAGGTTGAAGCCACACTAAACGAAAACATTGATTTTGAATTAAAACCAGACGAAATTCAATCAGTAAAAGAGGCATTGGAAACAGCGTCTGAAGAAGATCGCTTACTTGAAGTCGATAATGCCATCGAGAACATTTTCAACGTACGATCTGGGACAGGCTGGACGACAAGTGGACACACGGGTGTAGACGTACCTGTCTATGCTTACGGACCTGGAGCAGAGATGTTTGCAGGGTTTATCGATAATACGGAGCAAGCTGAGAATATTTTTAAAATTCTAGGGGTTTCCTCTTCCAGTGATGAGGGTGGAGAATTAGCTGAAACGGCGACAAACTATCCAACTGGAATTCTGATAGGCGCATTGCTCCTTGGGGTAGGCGGCATCATTCTTTTCCGAAGAAGGTCGGTGCACTAATTCTCCCATAAAAGGTGATCTTATGATGAAGAAGATCGGAATTGTAATCAGTGTTCTTGGACTCGGGCTGGTGGTGTGGAGTGGGTATGGATGGTGGAAGCAGACCACGGTTGTGACTCATGATACATCACTCGCTCAATCCGTTGACGAAGAATGGGACCAAACGGCTGAACAACAAACATTGCAGGTGGAAGATGTTGCAGCCAGTCAATCCGGGGTTACGACTAAATATGACAAAGGGGAAGAAGTTGGTGAATTTGTCATTCCTAAGCTTGGAACAGTGTATCCCGTGTATTGGGGTACCAATCAAGCTGCCTTGCAAAAAGGGGTGGGGATGTACGACACCGCTTTTACCACTGTCCCTTCGGCAAAGCGGCATACAGCGCTTGCTGGCCACCGAGATACGACCTTTCGCAACTTGGACCAATTAGCTGAAGGCGACCGTTTATACGTGAAAGTGGATGAGGTGAAATACGAGTATCAGGTGAGGGAAACGTGGGTGACGGATGCCGAAGATCGATCCGTCATCGTTGAGAAAGAAAAACCGACGCTCACGCTGACAACCTGCTACCCTTTTGATTATATTGGTTCAGCTCCCGACCGCTATATTGTCCAAGCTGAATTAATCGGACAAGAAAAAATGAATGGAAACTGATACAAAGCCAGCCGGCCTCGTTTGATAGGAGCGGCTGGTTTTATTTGTACTTTGATCTGCTTGAAGGAGTTTCCATTAACGGGTGTAATGGATTGACACGGTGTCGGTGATTATACCTAAAACCCCGCGTCCAATACTAGAAAATGAAATCAGTCCTCCGCCAGCTCGTATGTAGTGAAACCAGGCCAAGGGGGGATTGTGTGTGAATGATGAATCAGTGCTGTATGTTAGTGACTGTGAGGTTAAAATAAGGAGTCAACAAATACTGAAGAATATTTCTTTCCAATTACATAAGGGTAAGATCACCACCTTAGTTGGTCATAACGGGGCGGGTAAATCGATGTTAATTAAGGCACAGTGATTTACTTCCATGGATAGAAATATATATAAAGCAAAAGCTTCTGATTCAGCGGGCTGCTTCATGAAGGGAGCTGAACAGAAGCTTTTTCCTCTACTTAATTATTTCCTCCATAGTATCAAGCATCATCGACCATGCTTTTTCCGTGTGTGGAACGTACTCAGCCCAGTTCGGATCCATCTCGACTGTCAATGTAAGTTTGCTTCCCGTGTCTGTTTTCGCGATATCTACCTCGACGCGGTCTTCATCAGATGATTCCTCAGGGATCCCCCATGTGAAAGCAAGGCGACGGGGATGATAAATTTCAAGATAACTTCCACGATGATCTATTTCTTCTCCTTCACGAAGATCTACAAAAGAAAAGCTCCCTCCGACACGTGCATCTATGTCTATACGTACAACATCTCCATTAGGGAACATCCATTGCTTCACGAGTTCAGAATCAAGCCAGGCATTGAAAACCTGTTCCGGTAATTGAGCGAATTCATGGTTCACAATAGCCTTTGTACTTTTTCCCATGCTGTCCCACTCCTTTCAAAAGTATAGTTCCATTTTACCCCTAATTCGATCATAAAATCTAACGACAAAAATAGGATATATAAAGTTGTTGAAATAAAATTTCTAATTTTCGGTCATTTAATTGACAAAATAGTTCAGTAGGACTATGATTAAATCAACTTCACGAAATGAAAGCGCTTAATTAAATTTGTGCTAGTGTGATAGAATGCTGGCCTGTTTCATAAAAGTATAATAGGGATTAATCTCTGAAAATAGTGCGAGAAGCAGATCAACTGATTTCGAGGAAACAACATTGTCCCTAAACAAAGGGTTAATGCGTTTCATATATTCAATAAAAATCAAAGGGGGAAGCAACTTGAAGAAGGTATTCAAAGGTCCTGTTTTGTTCGGTTGGGTAGCGATTTTGATGCTGATTTTGGGAGTTGGTTGCTCTTCTGAGGAAGAGGCATCTTCTGATGGGGATAACAGCGAGATAGCTAATGATGGAAAAGTGAATGGCGAACTCGAAATTCAGTATTTTGTAGGTGGGTATGGTGACTCATGGTGGAAAGAAGTCATCGCAGATTTTAAAGAGAAATATCCTGACGTGACGATAACGGAGCATGCCGGTCCGAACATTAACGAAGAGATGAGATCACGCTGGGTTTCTGGTGATCCACCTGATGTGGTGTACATTGACGGAGCAGGTTCAAGTGAAACACAGATGGTTGAAGATGGACAGCTAATGAACCTGACAGACTGGGTGAAAGATGTAGAAGTTGACGGCACCCCTATTACAGAAAGTTTTATTGTAGACCCGGCTAAATATGATGGTGAAATCTATTCTTTACCCCTAGTATTTGACACATGGGGAACGTGGTACGATGAAACCTGGTTTGAAGCTGAGGGCTACGAAGTTCCAACAGATTTTGAAAGCTTTATGAGCACGATGGGTGATATCCAAGAGGGTGAAGATATTGCTCCGTTCGTTACAACCGGGCAGCATCCTTATTACTTCTTGCGCGGAATGCTTTATCCAGCCTTTGGAGCTGCAGGCGGGGATCAATTGCTTGAAGACGTGATTACAGGTAAAGAAGGTGCTTGGACGAGTGAGCCGGTTCTTGAAGTCATGAAAAAGGTTGAGCAAATGCAAAAAGAAGGCTATATCGATAAAGGATTTGGAGCTTTGAACCATACCCAATCGCAAATGAACTTCCTTCTTCATAAAAATGCTTTCATTCCTGTAGGATTCTGGCTGCCAAATGAAATGGAAAAAGATAAACCGGAAGACTTTACGTACGGATTTATTCCGTCCCCAATGCAGGATGCCGGCGAACCTTTCGCGGTTGTTCCGGATCTAAGACCGCTTGCCATTGCTGAGGAGGCGGATAATCCTGAAGCGGCAAAAGCCTTCGTAGACTTTGTATTTACAAAAGAGTATGCCACTCTATTTTCTGAGCATACAGGAGCGATCATGAACATTAATGGTGTTGACTTGTCGCAAAACGAAAATGTTCCTGATTATCTAATCGAAGCGAATGCAATGATTAACGATCCAGAACAAGTTCAAATCTATCAAAAACCACATCCGATGAGTGCGGAACTGGAAACGCCGATCAGCAACGCATTGGTTTCATTAATGCTAGGTAATATTACAGCAGAAGAATTTACACAGCAGGCAGAGGAAGCTGCAGCTGAATATCGTAACAGCAAGTAAGTAAGTGGGATGTATATGGTATGGAATATAAGGATTGAAACTTGCGTTTTTATATTCCATACCTATTTATATCTCAAGAGAAAGAGGGATTAGGTGGTACAGTCTAAAAAACAAAAATACCTGTTTTTAGCCTTTTGTTTAATTCCAACTTTTATTATGTTTTCCATTTTTACCTTGTATCCATTGTTCAGCGGATTGTACTATTCATTTTTCGAATGGTCAGGTTCATCAGAAAATAAAGAATTTATTGGAATTAGCAACTACATACAATTATTTAATGACGAGATCATCCCAATGACCATTCTTCATGATTATTTTCTTGTCGCTGCGAAAGTGTTGGGGATTATGGTATTGGCACTGTTCTTTGCTGTTGCCTTAACCCAATTAAAGATAAAAGAGGCGCCTTTTTACCGGATCGTGTTCTTTTTCCCAAATATTATGTCCGTTGTTGTCATCGGAATACTTTGGACGTTTATTTATAATCCGAGCCTTGGACTTGTTAATTCAGGATTGCAGTTTATGGGCTTAGAGGACTGGACGAGACCCTGGCTAGGCAGTGAGAAGTGGGCATTGCCCAGTCTTGTTTTACCATCTATCTGGGCTGGTATCGGGTTGTTTATGCTGATGCTCATGGGTGGGATTGCCAACGTCTCAAAAAGCTATTATGAGGCAGCCGAAATTGATGGTGCAAATGAATGGCAGCAATTTTGGAAAGTGACATTACCACTCGTCTGGCCGCAAATTAAAATTTCAATTCTCTATATCGTGATAACGACGTTAAATGGCTCGTTTATCATCGTTCAAATTATGACGGGCGGGGGACCTAACAATTCAACCCACGTAATGGGATCATATTTATATGAACAGGCTTTCGTGCAATACAATTTTGGTTATGGTGCAACGATCGGTGTCATGATTTTGATCTTATCATTAGTAACTGTATTGATTTTGCAATTCTTCATGCGCCGCGAACGGGTGGAATACTAGTATGAATAGGCTTAGGAGGGGAGATCGTGAAACGTCGTAGTGTCGGTCACATCATGGGGAGAGCTGGAATCCGAATACCACTTGTCCTGTGGTCGCTTGCTGTACTCTATCCAATCATATGGATGTTTATCGGATCATTTAAATCGAATGGCGAGATTTACGCAAATCCATGGGGGTGGCCAGAGTCACTCAATATGGGAAATTTCGTCACAGCTTGGACAGAATATAATATTGATACAAGTGTATTTAACAGTTTGATCGTAACAGTAGTAGGCGCTTTGTTAACGTTATTTCTTGCTATCCCTACAGCCTACGCGATCGAACGCTTGCGATTCCGGGGAAGTCAGTTCTTATTTACTCTTTATGTTTCCGCAATGATGATTCCAATGGTACTAGGCTGGATTCCGTTATTCTTTTTATTAGCACGGTTTAATATGCTCGATAATATTTACGGACTCGCGATCGTATATGCTGTCAGCCAACTTCCGTTCACGATCTTTGTGTTAACGAGCTTCATGAGTACGATTCCGAAATCACTGGAAGAATCAGCAGCCATGGATGGACTTTCCCCATATGGTGTTTTGTTGAAAATCATCACGCCGCTTTCAATGTCAGGAATTATTACAGTTACCATTATGAATGCCATCCAGTTTTGGAATGAATATTTTATGGCACTGATCTTTTTGCAGACAGAAGAAAATTACACGTTAGCGCTGACGATTGACTTTATAAGCAGCGAAGCCCAGTACACTAATGCATGGGGCACCCTTTTCGCGAGTTTAACGATTGCTATCGTTCCAGTTATCATTCTATATGCGATCTTCCAGCAGCGTATTGCTAAAGGAATGACAGAAGGGGCTATCAAAGGGTAAGGTTTTCGGAGGTTGCGAAGTTGGCATTCGCGGTGAAGGTGAAATAATCGATCATCCTTTTAAAAGGCAACTCCCCCAAGGCGTCTCTCGCACCTTGGGGGAGTTTTTATCCTTAAAAAGGATTCGTCGCCCATAGACTGGCAGACTTAACAAACGTTCGCGGATTAAGTTTAAGCTGGGAAACAATATATTCAGCTAAGTCCTCAGGCTGCATCAAATGTTCAGTTTCCTCATCTGCTTGATACTGTCCAGTAAAGTTTGTGACCACCCGGCTTGGTGTGATCGCATTCACACGAATGTTGTGCTTTCTTACTTCCTGCATTAAGGATTCAGACAGACCAAGTATACCGAACTTTGATGCACTGTAGGCACTTGAGTTAGCTGTTCCTCTTAGCCCTGAGGTGGAAGAAATATTAACGATGTCACCGCTCTTCTGTTCTACCATCCCCGGCAAAACGGCCCTAGTGACATAATAGGTACCCATTAAGTTAACCTGGATCACTTTTTCCCATTCTTCAGGATTTAAGTCCATAAATCCGCCATATTTACCAATTCCAGCGTTGTTAATTAGGATATCGATGGAACCTAGATCGTTTTTTACTTTCTTAACAGCTTGATTGACAGATTCGATATCAGACACATCTGCTGAGACAATTGATCTCTTTACGCCAACGCTATCAAGTTCTGCTGAAACTTTTTCTAAATGGGCTTCGGTTAACCCGACTAATCCAATATGAACACCTTCTTGTGCTAAGGCGATTGCAGTGGCTCGGCCGATTCCGCGGCCTGCTCCGGTAATTAATGCCTTTTTCCCTTGTAGTGATTGCATTCTTTATCCCTCCTCTTTAATCTCA carries:
- a CDS encoding carbohydrate ABC transporter permease, which gives rise to MGRAGIRIPLVLWSLAVLYPIIWMFIGSFKSNGEIYANPWGWPESLNMGNFVTAWTEYNIDTSVFNSLIVTVVGALLTLFLAIPTAYAIERLRFRGSQFLFTLYVSAMMIPMVLGWIPLFFLLARFNMLDNIYGLAIVYAVSQLPFTIFVLTSFMSTIPKSLEESAAMDGLSPYGVLLKIITPLSMSGIITVTIMNAIQFWNEYFMALIFLQTEENYTLALTIDFISSEAQYTNAWGTLFASLTIAIVPVIILYAIFQQRIAKGMTEGAIKG
- a CDS encoding globin-coupled sensor protein; translated protein: MFQLFATKTKTKQPSFTFDEEFKGSIQIERGSDLEKQLKMIHLTNDDLSVLKSLQPFVSENIEQMVSQFYKNLEHQESLMNMINDNSSVDRLKKTLTVHIQEMFNGVIDTNFVEKRKRIAAVHVHIGLEPKWYMCAFQDLLLSLMGIFEQAELDREQYSKAVRATTKILNLEQQIVLESFEQENQRLRELEVEKKVQAYRRIEQMSEELAAISQQASASTEQLTGQSEKILDDSRKGTEVAQNVEHQSSEGKKQLELQQEQMNHIKESIKQISTEMETLKGVAEEISKIVTIVSSIAEQTNLLSLNASIEAARAGEHGAGFTVVANEVRKLSEQTKTSVSEVSALIQSTNGQIHNVSHNVLDIDQLITEGTDNMDQINHFFTEIVGAMAQNKQYNSGIEQELESFSQVIQEINDAVSQVAASSQQLTELTE
- a CDS encoding class D sortase: MKKIGIVISVLGLGLVVWSGYGWWKQTTVVTHDTSLAQSVDEEWDQTAEQQTLQVEDVAASQSGVTTKYDKGEEVGEFVIPKLGTVYPVYWGTNQAALQKGVGMYDTAFTTVPSAKRHTALAGHRDTTFRNLDQLAEGDRLYVKVDEVKYEYQVRETWVTDAEDRSVIVEKEKPTLTLTTCYPFDYIGSAPDRYIVQAELIGQEKMNGN
- a CDS encoding SRPBCC family protein → MGKSTKAIVNHEFAQLPEQVFNAWLDSELVKQWMFPNGDVVRIDIDARVGGSFSFVDLREGEEIDHRGSYLEIYHPRRLAFTWGIPEESSDEDRVEVDIAKTDTGSKLTLTVEMDPNWAEYVPHTEKAWSMMLDTMEEIIK
- a CDS encoding alkaline phosphatase, yielding MMKKGALKKVLSVAVLSSMIFGTTTGLTASPVKAEEEKKPEIKNIIFLIGDGMGASYTTAYRYLKDDPSTQKMEDTAFDPHLVGMQSTYSADPYHDGGPDDEKENIPDSAATATSMSSGIKTYNGAIAVDLQQEDTQTVLEVAKKKGKATGLVSTSQITHATPAAFGAHENSRQSYNEIADDYYDDLINGEHKVDVLLGGGTDYFVRDDRDLTKEFEEAGYNYVTSTEELMNNDSEELLGLFAPVGLDKAIDRPEKQPSLEQMTSEALDTLSQDKDGFFLMVEGSQIDWAGHDNDVVAAMSEMEDFEKAYQEAIEFAKKDEHTLVVATADHSTGGFSIGEGGPYKWNSDVIKAAQHTPDYMAAQIVEEGAEVEATLNENIDFELKPDEIQSVKEALETASEEDRLLEVDNAIENIFNVRSGTGWTTSGHTGVDVPVYAYGPGAEMFAGFIDNTEQAENIFKILGVSSSSDEGGELAETATNYPTGILIGALLLGVGGIILFRRRSVH
- a CDS encoding carbohydrate ABC transporter permease — protein: MVQSKKQKYLFLAFCLIPTFIMFSIFTLYPLFSGLYYSFFEWSGSSENKEFIGISNYIQLFNDEIIPMTILHDYFLVAAKVLGIMVLALFFAVALTQLKIKEAPFYRIVFFFPNIMSVVVIGILWTFIYNPSLGLVNSGLQFMGLEDWTRPWLGSEKWALPSLVLPSIWAGIGLFMLMLMGGIANVSKSYYEAAEIDGANEWQQFWKVTLPLVWPQIKISILYIVITTLNGSFIIVQIMTGGGPNNSTHVMGSYLYEQAFVQYNFGYGATIGVMILILSLVTVLILQFFMRRERVEY
- a CDS encoding 3-ketoacyl-ACP reductase, with protein sequence MQSLQGKKALITGAGRGIGRATAIALAQEGVHIGLVGLTEAHLEKVSAELDSVGVKRSIVSADVSDIESVNQAVKKVKNDLGSIDILINNAGIGKYGGFMDLNPEEWEKVIQVNLMGTYYVTRAVLPGMVEQKSGDIVNISSTSGLRGTANSSAYSASKFGILGLSESLMQEVRKHNIRVNAITPSRVVTNFTGQYQADEETEHLMQPEDLAEYIVSQLKLNPRTFVKSASLWATNPF
- a CDS encoding ABC transporter substrate-binding protein; translation: MLILGVGCSSEEEASSDGDNSEIANDGKVNGELEIQYFVGGYGDSWWKEVIADFKEKYPDVTITEHAGPNINEEMRSRWVSGDPPDVVYIDGAGSSETQMVEDGQLMNLTDWVKDVEVDGTPITESFIVDPAKYDGEIYSLPLVFDTWGTWYDETWFEAEGYEVPTDFESFMSTMGDIQEGEDIAPFVTTGQHPYYFLRGMLYPAFGAAGGDQLLEDVITGKEGAWTSEPVLEVMKKVEQMQKEGYIDKGFGALNHTQSQMNFLLHKNAFIPVGFWLPNEMEKDKPEDFTYGFIPSPMQDAGEPFAVVPDLRPLAIAEEADNPEAAKAFVDFVFTKEYATLFSEHTGAIMNINGVDLSQNENVPDYLIEANAMINDPEQVQIYQKPHPMSAELETPISNALVSLMLGNITAEEFTQQAEEAAAEYRNSK
- a CDS encoding ATP-binding cassette domain-containing protein, with protein sequence MLYVSDCEVKIRSQQILKNISFQLHKGKITTLVGHNGAGKSMLIKAQ